From the Tachyglossus aculeatus isolate mTacAcu1 chromosome 21, mTacAcu1.pri, whole genome shotgun sequence genome, one window contains:
- the APOBR gene encoding apolipoprotein B receptor, with translation MELLQLHFPALHRALRGAVASLSTFASYLIGDGVPSAKDGEEQPLERNMDEPGELREITSGGGQAAEEKEEEAEDSAPGEAQDRRALEFEDERESEPEELTGIEQARKNWEEEVVRCEDVKETILGCAWEGEGEPKEREQEAEGEIREGRVKEARKVKDAGGAEVERSQEAREDQNVEMVSGEATRTRTWFELELGAEAAAVKESQEVEERELKLEGEVEGEITSRVVWDVGSEGGIWERKEEEVEGNKKAEARKSWEREAVDIEGNQEMGVVEAETGKEVEIEVRNSCEVEEVMEEEEEEACDTLEGEVWKTEVTKAQGPGEQEAERSWETEETMKKVEDVLRGQGRKETEAERSEESGVEDRRVQDRQPDSGITLEKEEIEAAETASGQEIEIVRAWETGEVAIWEERGQKEIGKDWKTQKQRMQEKREVEPVWDKEGSSGGWEIKAEEVKVSQPTMQFKKSWSLEEKTGGEQEEEKETREAQEVEEEIVREAQELQIKGSEGEVGEICAMEAWGGPHITKPEAGKVGEGVREIEEAWKMKEWEPGRELKIKREDSERCEEEAEVEEEKKMEVVEEVKEEEMKEKAEERVEEDGAQKQEAGRDCKVEPEDTQGSKKPENKILEAESIWETERVSFLGAEIEEEKARKTQEEAVMEAEEGQRKETERSQNLEESEDQGIWERKEMEAEVDQKPEGTGWRGQGMQEAGEGLGTEIEAGEEAEGSRKEKANSAEDSRAVEAKELLDMKELEAGRGQDTEKESRRGQNTELEAGEIQEIRGVEEGQGQEEKRGRKVGEENRGDGEVKAARTEGGPLTELETGERPVTEDSVVRSVGVETGTERGQETDTAEARGLKKAGEEEEAGESCDMEKSEPRHSITEKVVGTVEDRAVDDGGHETEEVQTRRGSEVEESEAGEAPEKWETEPRVEQERGVDSERILGIEEKEQNQGSQHATAEAWRRDEIKEVTVSEDQATEDVGGWRPEAGAVCEREEASARGDGEMEEKESIGACDIEEAADQEGYTENTEAIDGQVTKGKTGRGLKSEDEEAGPMEAACGDGDGPEGQDPEAPRTPMDAGNRLPGVDNAGEAQSSWCEGLIPGPLLDLSVPHSRVLLYRSSSKRRSRPSVHHRSSATGETKESLDLQPEEPLPPEPAPPQLEEPSEISSPPSVGTPIPERRRARPPGHGFGLAHPSMMQELQMRLARPKPQ, from the exons atggAGCTGCTGCAGCTGCATTTTCCCGCACTGCACCGAGCACTGAGGGGGGCTGTG GCCTCCCTCAGCACCTTTGCGTCCTACCTCATTGGAGATGGAGTCCCCTCTGCGAAAGACGGTGAGGAGCAGCCTCTGGAGAGGAATATGGATGAGcctggggagctgagggaaataaCATCTGGAGGGGGCCAGgcagctgaggagaaggaggaagaggcggaggaTTCAGCCCCAGGGGAAGCGCAGGACCGAAGAGCCCTAGAGTTTGAGGATGAAAGAGAGAGTGAACCAGAAGAGCTAACAGGCATAGAGCAGGCCAGGAAAAACTGGGAGGAAGAGGTAGTGAGATGTGAGGATGTGAAAGAAACCATATTAGGGTgtgcctgggagggagaaggggagcctaaggaaagggagcaggaagcagaaggagaaatCAGAGAAGGAAGAGTGAAAGAGGCAAGGAAAGTCAAGGATGCAGGGGGAGCAGAGGTGGAGAGAAGCCAAGAGGCCAGGGAAGACCAGAATGTAGAAATGGTGTCTGGAGAGGCCACCAGAACGAGAACCTGGTTTGAACTAGAACTTGGAGCTGAGGCAGCAGCGGTCAAGGAAAGTCAAGAGGTAGAGGAACGAGAGTTGAAGTTAgaaggagaagtggagggtgAAATAACATCTCGGGTGGTCTGGGATGTGGGGTCTGAAGGAGGAatttgggaaaggaaggaggaagaggtcgAGGGAAACAAGAAGGCAGAGGCCAGAAAAagctgggagagggaggcagtggaCATTGAGGGAAACCAGGAGATGGGGGTAGTGGAGGCTGAGACTGGCAAGGAGGTAGAAATCGAGGTCAGGAACAGCTGTGAAGTAGAGGAggtgatggaagaggaggaggaagaggcctgTGACACCCTGGAGGGAGAAGTGTGGAAAACAGAAGTTACGAAAGCCCAAGGGCCCGGGGAACAGGAGGCTGAGAGatcttgggagacagaagagaccATGAAGAAAGTAGAAGATGTCCTAAGAGGTCAAGGgagaaaggaaacagaggcagagagaagtgaagagtcagGGGTAGAGGACCGGAGGGTCCAGGATAGGCAGCCTGACTCTGGGATCACTTTGGAAAAGGAAGAGATAGAGGCAGCAGAGACTGCAAGTGGCCAGGAGATAGAGATTGTAAGAGCCTGGGAGACCGGGGAAGTAGCGATTTGGGAAGAAAGAGGGCAAAAAGAAATTGGAAAAGACTGGAAGACCCAAAAACAGAGGAtgcaggagaagagagaagtggaGCCTGTTTGGGATAAAGAAGGAAGCTCAGGAGGCTGGGAAATCAAGGCAGAAGAGGTCAAGGTAAGCCAACCCACTATGCAGTTTAAGAAAAGCTGGAGCCTAGaagagaaaactggaggagagcaagaggaggaaaaagagaccaGGGAAGCTCAAGAGGTTGAAGAGGAAATAGTCAGAGAAGCTCAGGAACTACAGATCAAGGGATCAGAGGGAGAAGTTGGGGAAATCTGTGCGATGGAGGCATGGGGAGGCCCCCACATCACGAAGCCTGAGGCAGGAAAAgttggagagggagtaagggaaattgaGGAAGCCTGGAAAATGAAGGAATGGGAGCCTGGGAGAGAACTGAAGATAAAAAGGGAGGATAGTGAAAGATGTgaagaagaggcagaggtggaggaggagaaaaagatggAGGTGGTAgaggaagtgaaggaggaggagatga aggagaaggcagaggagagagtaGAAGAGGATGGAGCTCAGAAACAAGAGGCTGGGAGAGATTGTAAAGTAGAACCTGAGGACACCCAGGGGTCAAAGAAACCAGAGAACAAGATATTGGAAGctgaaagcatttgggagacagaGCGGGTCAGTTTCTTGGGAGCAGAGATAGAGGAGGAAAAGGCCAGAAAAACTCAGGAGGAGGCAGtaatggaggcagaggaaggccaAAGGAAAGAGACGGAGAGAAGCCAGAACCTGGAAGAATCTGAGGATCAAGGAatctgggagaggaaggagatggaggctGAGGTAGACCAGAAGCCTGAGGGAACAGGCTGGAGAGGCCAGGGGATGCAAGAGGCTGGAGAAGGTTTGGGAACAGAGATTGAAGccggggaagaggcagaaggaagcCGGAAGGAAAAGGCCAACAGTGCGGAGGATTCAAGGGCAGTGGAGGCTAAGGAACTCCTAGATATGAaggagctggaggctgggagaggccAAGACACCGAAAAGGAGTCCAGAAGAGGCCAGAACACGGAGCTGGAAGCTGGGGAAATCCAGGAGATAAGAGGAGTTGAAGAAGGTCAAGgccaggaagagaagagaggcaggaaggtAGGGGAGGAAaatagaggtgatggggaggtaAAGGCCGCCAGGACGGAGGGAGGTCCATTGACAGAATTAGAGACTGGAGAAAGGCCAGTCACAGAGGATTCAGTGGTTAGGTCGGTCGGGGTGGAAACGGGAACTGAGAGAGGCCAGGAGACGGACACAGCTGAGGCGAGGGGATTGAAGAaggcaggggaagaagaagaggcaggagaaagcTGTGACATGGAGAAATCAGAGCCCAGGCACTCTATAACGGAGAAGGTAGTAGGGACCGTGGAAGACCGGGCCGTGGATGATGGAGgccatgagacagaggaggtccaAACGAGGAGGGGATCGGAGGTTGAGGAGTCGGAGGCCGGAGAAGCCCCAGAAAAATGGGAAACGGAGCCGAGGGTTGAGCAAGAACGAGGGGTGGACTCTGAGAGAATCCTGGGCATTGAGGAAAAGGAGCAGAATCAAGGAAGTCAACACGCAACGGCAGAAGCGTGGAGAAGGGACGAGATAAAAGAGGTCACGGTCTCGGAAGACCAAGCAACGGAGGATGTCGGAGGCTGGAGGCCGGAGGCCGGAGCAGTCTGCGAGAGAGAGGAAGCATCGGCCAGAGGAgacggagagatggaggagaaggagtctATTGGAGCCTGTGACATAGAGGAGGCAGCAGATCAAGAAGGATACACCGAAAACACGGAGGCGATCGACGGCCAGGTGACTAAGGGAAAGACTGGAAGAGGCCTGAAATCAGAGGACGAAGAGGCTGGCCCGATGGAGGCAGCGTGCGGGGATGGAGACGGTCCAGAAGGTCAGGACCCAGAGGCCCCGAGAACCCCCATGGATGCTGGGAATCGGCTCCCCGGAGTCGACAACGCGGgcgaagcacagagcagttggtGTGAG GGCCTGATTCCCGGCCCCCTCCTGGACCTCTCCGTCCCCCACAGCCGTGTCCTACTTTACCGGAGCAGCTCCAAGCGCCGATCCCGCCCCTCCGTCCATCATCGGTCCTCGGCCACCGGGGAGACCAAGGAATCCCTGGATCTCCAACCCGAGGAGCCCCTTCCCCCAGAGCCAGCACCCCCGCAGCTTGAGGAGCCCTCAGAAATCAGCTCTCCTCCGTCAGTGGGGACACCGATTCCAGAGAGGCGACGTGCCCGGCCCCCAGGACACgg GTTTGGCCTCGCTCACCCCAGCATGATGCAGGAGCTCCAGATGCGTCTTGCCCGGCCAAAGCCCCAGTGA
- the IL27 gene encoding LOW QUALITY PROTEIN: interleukin-27 subunit alpha (The sequence of the model RefSeq protein was modified relative to this genomic sequence to represent the inferred CDS: deleted 1 base in 1 codon) has protein sequence MDLRNEFKISLRLARKLLSEIRSLARLFADTHLAGVSLDFLPLGEQFPNVTVDFKTWLGLSASSRLHSLSGTLSHFQSKLRDLKVPERGRGGPFRRRLRVADLDLRDLQRHLHFQMRMMGPESPVEKDDEEKGLLRRLRPTPPPPKSSWLRMIQTYQLLHSLELVLARGVRDLLLLSWGHKPPGT, from the exons ATGGACCTGAGGAATGAGTTCAAGATTAGCCTGAGGCTTGCCCGCAAGCTGCTGTCTGAAATCCGGAGCCTGGCCCGCCTCTTT gcaGACACACACCTGGCTGGGGTTTCCCTGGATTTCCTTCCCCTGGGCGAACAGTTCCCCAACGTCACTGTCGACTTCAAGACCTGGCTGGGACTCTCG GCTTCAAGTCGGCTCCACTCACTTTCCGGAACGCTGAGTCACTTCCAGTCCAAGCTGAGGGATCTGAAAGTGCCCGAGAGG GGACGGGGGGGGCCCTTCAGGAGGCGGCTCCGGGTGGCCGACCTGGACCTAAGAGACCTGCAGAGGCACCTCCACTTCCAG ATGAGGATGATGGGACCCGAGTCTCCCGTGGAGAAGGACGATGAGGAGAAGGGACTTTTGAGAAGGTTGCGtcccaccccgcccccgcccaAGAGCTCCTGGCTCCGGATGATCCAGACCTACCAACTCCTGCATTCCCTGGAGCTGGTCTTGGCCCGGGGCGTCCGGGACCTCCTGCTGCTCTcttggggccacaaacccccagGGACATGA
- the LOC119941998 gene encoding phosphatidylinositol transfer protein alpha isoform-like, giving the protein MVLIKEFRVLLPCSVEEYQVGQLYSVAQTSKDNTGGGEGIEVLINQPYEGGPGERGQFTHKIYHLQSKVPGFVRLFAPEGSLVFHEKAWNAYPYCRTVITNEYMKDDFFIKIETWHHPDMGTQDNVHHLDAETWKEVEVVHIDIADRTQVSDEDYKPEEDPALFKSVKTGRGPLGPDWQRELASRPPHMCAYKLVTVKFRWWGLQGRVESFIHKQEKRLFTNFHRQLFCWLDRWVDLSMEEIRRLEEETQRELDQMRQTGPVRGMTASDD; this is encoded by the exons TATCAAGTGGGGCAGCTGTACTCCGTGGCTCAGACCAGCAAGGACAACAccggaggtggagaggggatCGAGGTTCTGATCAATCAGCCCTACGAGGGAGGTCCCGGGGAACGGGGCCAGTTCACCCACAAGATTTACCACCTGCAGAG TAAAGTCCCTGGCTTTGTGCGGCTATTCGCTCCCGAGGGTTCCTTGGTTTTTCATGAAAAAGCCTGGAATGCGTATCCGTACTGTCGGACCG TCATCACG AATGAGTACATGAAGGATGATTTCTTCATCAAGATTGAAACCTGGCATCATCCAGATATGGGGACTCAGGACAAT gtTCACCATCTGGATGCGGAGACCTGGAAGGAGGTGGAAGTGGTTCATATTGACATCGCTGACCGGACCCAGGTCTCTGATGAG gactACAAGCCGGAAGAGGACCCCGCTCTCTTCAAATCGGTCAAGACCGGACGCGGCCCCTTAGGGCCCGACTGGCAG agGGAACTGGCAAGCCGTCCCCCGCACATGTGCGCCTACAAGCTGGTGACGGTCAAATTCCGGTGGTGGGGTCTACAGGGACGAGTGGAGAGCTTCATCCAtaag CAAGAGAAGCGCCTCTTCACCAACTTCCACCGGCAGCTGTTCTGCTGGCTCGACCGGTGGGTGGACCTGTCCATGGAGGAGATccggaggctggaggaggagacccagcgCGAGCTGGATCAG ATGCGTCAGACGGGGCCGGTAAGGGGCATGACAGCCAGTGACGATTGA